In one window of Pristiophorus japonicus isolate sPriJap1 chromosome 9, sPriJap1.hap1, whole genome shotgun sequence DNA:
- the LOC139273529 gene encoding zinc finger protein 239-like: MCGRGFTQSDTVLTHQQVHTGEKLFTCSMCDKGFAWLSNLLTHKRVHTGMRPFTCSVCGKGYARLAIFQKHQRIHIGERPFSCSICGKGFAVSSNLLAHNKQIHTKERPFPCSVCGKGFTQSSDYLKHQRVHN, translated from the coding sequence atgtgtggcagGGGTTTTACTCAGTCAGATACCGTGTTGACacatcagcaagttcacactggggagaagctgttcacATGCTCCATGTGTGATAAGGGATTCGCttggttatccaacctgctgacacacaaacgagttcacactgggatgaggccattcacctgctccgtctgtGGGAAGGGATACGCTCGGTTAGCCATTTTCCagaaacaccagcgaattcacattggagagaggccgttcagctgttctatctgtgggaagggattcgctgtgtcatccaacttgctggcacacaacaagcaaATTCACACGAAGGAGAGGCCGTTcccttgctctgtgtgtgggaagggattcactcagtcatccgactacctgaaacaccagcgagttcacaattga